The following coding sequences are from one Actinomycetota bacterium window:
- a CDS encoding winged helix-turn-helix domain-containing protein, with product MQFRVLGPIEIAAGDRVMRLSSDRRRRLLAVLLSHAGQTVSRDRLIEAVWGADPPGTAGASLQSHVSRLRRTLRDLQEGERIVTRGGGYVLVPAESDDIDAAAFDEEVQRSRALVDDDPAAALRMVEQALGRWRGSPYGEAADAVAEEVRRLEAVHASAREARVEALLALGRHEEIIGELEGRLELQPLDERAGGQLMTAQFASGRQADAVELYQSLRERLADELGVDPSPWLQQRYQDLLRQDREVLASSRDRGDQRPEEQPSPEQIQRLDGGVAFGGALPRRPTSFVGRDADVTAVAELVASEALVTLTGPGGVGKTRLAAAVAESLSERFDEQIVVELAPVRDPSSLDAAVAGACGVVPGAGGTRARLVEALRDRSLLLILDNCEHLLPEVATLVDHLIRRCRSLTVLATSRERLAVDGEHRWPVPPLDAPSDAETSLEPIAAAPAVTLFCDRARAADPAFALTEDNAAVVAEICRRLDGIPLALELAAARVTAFPVDALAARLDERFGLLTAGPRREGGPHRTLRDVVAWSYDLLDEGEARLFERLSVFAGGFTLAAAEEVAGVEPATAGMVATDLASLVDRSMVARSGSRYGLLETLRVYGSQQLAEHGEADTVRSAHARYYAGVAEEAGAAIAGPDEGPWADRLDRELDNLRTAHRWAVDVGDADLALRISGSLTYYGDWWLIDEIPRWAEEATALPGAAGHPLLPWAYGAAARGAGNRGELSRSVELARRGLEASSSADDPARLVPLRALSLVAFYDGRLDESLEQEAEILKLATANDRPYDATYVWIMRTLIWTYADELEEALTAADRAGARAERLGNRHLLALAAYCRGEALAAAGSDDALGWIEEALTTARELGVPLVEAIALVTRSSLRARQGDPAAALQSFRAAIVRLRRGGDWTHQWTTLRNLVFLLARIDAHEPATVLLGAIDATGTSARIYGEDAERLRSVKAQLRSSLGASRFTEAHDRGRHMTDAGAVEVALATIDELDG from the coding sequence ATGCAATTCCGGGTGCTGGGTCCCATCGAGATCGCCGCTGGTGATCGGGTCATGAGGCTGTCGAGCGACCGTCGGCGCAGGTTGTTGGCGGTTCTGCTCTCGCACGCGGGGCAGACGGTGTCGAGGGATCGGCTCATCGAGGCGGTTTGGGGAGCCGACCCGCCGGGTACGGCCGGCGCGTCGCTGCAGAGCCACGTCTCGCGACTGCGTAGGACGCTGCGAGACCTCCAGGAGGGCGAGCGCATCGTCACCCGCGGCGGCGGGTACGTCTTGGTCCCGGCGGAGAGCGACGACATCGACGCGGCAGCATTCGACGAGGAGGTGCAGCGCTCCCGGGCGCTGGTGGACGACGACCCGGCTGCGGCCCTGCGCATGGTGGAGCAGGCGCTCGGGCGGTGGCGCGGATCGCCGTACGGCGAGGCTGCCGATGCAGTGGCCGAGGAGGTACGCCGCCTGGAGGCTGTGCACGCCTCGGCGCGGGAGGCGCGGGTCGAGGCGCTGCTGGCGCTTGGGCGGCACGAGGAGATCATCGGGGAGCTCGAGGGCCGTCTCGAGCTCCAACCGCTGGACGAGCGGGCCGGCGGCCAGTTGATGACGGCGCAGTTCGCATCGGGCCGGCAGGCAGACGCCGTCGAGCTCTACCAGTCGTTGCGGGAACGGCTCGCCGACGAGCTTGGGGTCGATCCGTCGCCGTGGCTGCAGCAGCGCTACCAGGACTTGCTGCGACAGGACCGCGAGGTGCTCGCTTCCTCTCGCGACCGCGGTGACCAGCGGCCCGAGGAGCAGCCGTCACCGGAGCAGATCCAGCGGCTCGACGGCGGGGTTGCCTTCGGGGGAGCGCTGCCACGACGACCCACGAGCTTCGTTGGCCGCGACGCCGATGTGACCGCGGTCGCAGAGCTGGTGGCCTCGGAGGCGCTGGTGACCCTGACCGGCCCCGGGGGTGTGGGCAAGACACGCCTGGCGGCCGCCGTGGCTGAGTCCCTGTCGGAGCGCTTCGACGAGCAGATCGTCGTCGAGCTCGCGCCGGTTCGCGACCCCTCCTCGCTCGACGCGGCCGTCGCGGGAGCGTGTGGAGTCGTGCCCGGCGCCGGTGGGACCCGCGCGCGGCTGGTCGAGGCACTGCGCGACCGCTCGCTGCTGCTGATCCTGGACAACTGCGAGCACCTGTTGCCCGAGGTGGCGACCCTCGTCGATCACCTGATCCGACGATGCAGGTCGCTGACGGTGCTGGCAACGTCCCGCGAGCGGCTGGCCGTGGACGGGGAGCACCGGTGGCCGGTGCCGCCGCTGGACGCTCCGTCCGACGCCGAGACCTCCCTGGAGCCGATCGCGGCCGCCCCGGCGGTGACCCTGTTCTGCGACCGTGCCCGGGCAGCCGACCCGGCGTTCGCGCTCACCGAGGACAACGCCGCAGTGGTCGCGGAGATCTGCCGCCGTCTCGACGGGATCCCCTTGGCCCTCGAGCTGGCGGCGGCCCGCGTCACGGCGTTCCCGGTCGACGCGTTGGCCGCGCGCCTTGACGAACGGTTCGGCCTGCTGACCGCCGGTCCCCGCCGCGAGGGCGGGCCCCACCGCACCCTGCGCGACGTGGTCGCCTGGTCCTACGACCTCCTGGACGAGGGCGAGGCGCGCCTGTTCGAGCGGCTCAGCGTGTTCGCCGGCGGGTTCACGCTGGCGGCGGCCGAGGAGGTCGCCGGCGTCGAGCCCGCCACTGCCGGCATGGTGGCGACCGACCTCGCCTCGCTCGTGGACCGATCCATGGTCGCGCGCTCCGGATCACGCTACGGCCTGCTCGAGACACTGCGTGTCTACGGCTCGCAGCAGCTCGCCGAGCACGGCGAGGCCGACACGGTCCGGTCCGCCCACGCCCGCTACTACGCAGGCGTCGCCGAAGAGGCAGGTGCCGCGATCGCCGGTCCCGACGAGGGACCGTGGGCGGACCGGCTGGACCGCGAGCTCGACAACCTCCGTACGGCCCACAGGTGGGCGGTCGACGTGGGTGATGCCGACCTGGCGCTGCGGATCTCGGGCTCCCTGACCTACTACGGAGACTGGTGGCTGATCGACGAGATCCCACGCTGGGCGGAAGAGGCAACAGCGCTGCCCGGCGCGGCCGGTCACCCGCTGCTGCCGTGGGCGTACGGCGCCGCGGCGCGGGGCGCGGGCAACCGCGGGGAGCTCAGCCGCTCGGTTGAGCTGGCACGCCGCGGGCTGGAGGCCTCGTCGTCCGCCGACGATCCCGCCCGCCTCGTGCCCCTGCGCGCGTTGAGCCTCGTCGCCTTCTACGACGGCCGCCTCGACGAGAGCCTCGAGCAGGAGGCAGAGATCCTCAAGCTCGCAACCGCCAACGACCGACCCTACGACGCCACGTACGTCTGGATCATGCGCACGCTCATCTGGACCTACGCCGACGAGCTGGAGGAGGCGCTGACGGCTGCGGACCGTGCCGGTGCTCGGGCCGAGCGGCTGGGCAACCGCCACCTGCTCGCCTTGGCCGCCTACTGCCGCGGCGAAGCGCTGGCAGCGGCCGGATCGGACGACGCCTTGGGGTGGATCGAGGAGGCGCTCACGACGGCCCGCGAGCTGGGCGTGCCGCTGGTCGAGGCAATCGCCCTCGTGACGCGGTCGTCACTCCGCGCCCGGCAGGGGGACCCTGCGGCCGCGCTCCAATCCTTCCGAGCAGCGATCGTACGGTTGCGCCGTGGCGGGGACTGGACCCACCAGTGGACGACGCTGCGCAACCTTGTGTTCCTCCTCGCACGGATCGACGCGCACGAGCCAGCGACGGTGCTGCTCGGAGCGATCGACGCCACGGGGACGTCGGCCCGCATCTACGGCGAGGACGCCGAACGACTCCGCAGCGTCAAGGCGCAGCTCCGGAGCAGCCTGGGCGCCAGCAGGTTCACCGAAGCTCACGATCGCGGGCGGCACATGACCGACGCCGGGGCGGTCGAAGTGGCGCTGGCGACCATCGACGAGCTCGACGGCTGA
- a CDS encoding PIG-L family deacetylase: MEAVRELGSILGIWAHPDDETYLSGGLMAAAVDHGQPVGCVTATQGGRGTDDPDGWPPERLAQLRRRELLAALELLGVDEHAWLGYADGHCADAPTEPAVTQLAAIIEDFAPDTIVTFGDDGLTGHPDHIAVGRWARRARAAVAPHTRVHCVCKEAGWVERFAELHDQVELFWPGHPIVTPTERIALHLELPDALLDRKVAALRRQASQTVPLIEAFGLDRWREWIRTETFAHLSNDRNDTPTRPPGRHMPAATPPQGRPVTMIAGDGRDRTRLHRSPTMTSPETTTAQPDPDVLETFVDGVLDDIKGHQVTMMTALGDHLGLFDALEDGPATSQELARRTSLHERYVREWLSGMTAAGYVTYEPSDATFRLSPEQAQVLGSGTGPVALAGLFHEFPATYEVFDDVKRAFRDGGGVPINAYGQAWWDGMERFTATWFDNLLLDEWIPATDGIKSALEAGGRVADVGCGRGRALITLLQAYPNITAIGYDVSEAQLKGARRNAEQAGVADRVEFVDHDAAQGIDGPFDLVTIFDVAHDLAEAELDAVFRAVHDALAPDGSFLLLDFKVADRLEDNIGRNQAMFYGWSLFYCMTTALARDGEALGTCGLPESEVRTRCQKAGFSTVDVVPFDDPFNVLYQAKP, from the coding sequence GTGGAGGCCGTACGCGAGCTCGGATCGATCCTGGGGATCTGGGCCCATCCCGACGACGAGACCTACCTGTCCGGCGGACTGATGGCGGCCGCCGTGGACCACGGACAGCCTGTCGGATGCGTGACGGCGACCCAGGGCGGCCGCGGGACCGACGACCCGGATGGCTGGCCGCCGGAGCGGCTCGCCCAACTCCGCCGCCGCGAGCTGTTGGCCGCCCTCGAGCTGCTCGGCGTCGACGAGCACGCCTGGCTGGGCTACGCCGACGGGCACTGCGCCGACGCACCGACCGAGCCGGCCGTCACGCAGCTCGCGGCGATCATCGAGGACTTCGCACCGGACACGATCGTGACCTTCGGCGACGACGGGCTGACCGGACACCCCGATCACATCGCCGTGGGGCGTTGGGCCCGCCGGGCCCGTGCGGCCGTCGCCCCTCACACACGGGTGCACTGTGTCTGCAAGGAGGCCGGATGGGTGGAGCGGTTCGCTGAGCTGCACGACCAAGTCGAGCTGTTCTGGCCGGGCCACCCGATCGTGACGCCGACCGAGAGGATCGCGCTGCACCTCGAGCTGCCCGATGCGCTACTGGATCGGAAGGTCGCCGCGCTGCGTAGGCAGGCGAGCCAGACCGTCCCGCTGATCGAAGCCTTCGGGCTGGACCGCTGGCGGGAGTGGATCCGCACCGAGACGTTCGCCCACCTCAGCAACGACCGCAACGACACCCCGACGCGACCTCCGGGGCGGCACATGCCGGCCGCAACCCCGCCACAAGGACGCCCCGTCACGATGATCGCGGGGGATGGACGTGACCGCACGCGACTGCACAGGAGCCCGACGATGACCTCACCCGAAACGACCACCGCGCAACCCGACCCCGACGTCCTCGAGACCTTCGTGGACGGGGTCCTCGACGACATCAAGGGCCACCAGGTGACCATGATGACCGCGCTCGGCGACCACCTCGGCCTGTTCGACGCGCTCGAGGACGGTCCCGCAACAAGCCAGGAACTGGCCCGCCGCACCAGCCTCCACGAGCGCTACGTCCGCGAGTGGCTGTCGGGCATGACCGCCGCCGGCTACGTCACCTACGAGCCGTCGGATGCCACCTTCCGGCTGAGCCCGGAGCAGGCGCAGGTGCTGGGCTCAGGGACCGGGCCGGTCGCGCTCGCCGGGCTGTTCCACGAGTTCCCCGCGACCTACGAGGTCTTCGACGACGTCAAGCGTGCCTTCCGGGACGGCGGCGGCGTCCCCATCAACGCCTACGGCCAGGCCTGGTGGGACGGCATGGAGCGCTTCACCGCGACCTGGTTCGACAACCTACTGCTGGACGAGTGGATCCCCGCCACCGACGGCATCAAGTCCGCGCTGGAGGCCGGCGGCCGGGTGGCCGACGTCGGCTGCGGCCGGGGCCGGGCGCTGATCACGCTGCTGCAGGCCTACCCGAACATCACCGCTATCGGCTACGACGTCTCCGAAGCGCAGCTCAAGGGTGCGCGCCGCAACGCCGAGCAAGCCGGCGTCGCCGACCGGGTCGAGTTCGTCGACCACGACGCCGCGCAGGGCATCGACGGCCCCTTCGACCTGGTGACCATCTTCGACGTCGCCCACGACCTCGCCGAAGCCGAGCTCGACGCGGTGTTCCGCGCCGTCCACGACGCGCTGGCACCCGACGGGTCGTTCCTGCTGCTGGACTTCAAGGTCGCCGACCGGCTCGAGGACAACATCGGCCGCAACCAGGCGATGTTCTACGGCTGGAGCCTCTTCTACTGCATGACCACCGCCCTCGCACGAGACGGCGAGGCACTCGGCACCTGCGGCCTTCCCGAGAGCGAGGTCCGCACCCGCTGCCAGAAGGCCGGCTTCAGCACCGTCGACGTCGTGCCCTTCGACGACCCGTTCAACGTCCTCTACCAGGCCAAGCCGTGA